The following DNA comes from Passer domesticus isolate bPasDom1 chromosome 13, bPasDom1.hap1, whole genome shotgun sequence.
GtagagcccagcccagggatgtACAGCTTGGTCCAGGATGTAAGGCCTAATCCAGAGATATAgagctcagcccagggatgcacagctcagcccaggcATGTGTGGCTCAGCCCAGGGCTATACATCTTGGCCTAGGGATGCTCGGCTCAGAGCAGaatgggagcagggacagaagagagcagagagcagcactaGAGAAGCTGCAAACACCCCACTGCCTCTTGGGAAAACCGGCACAAATATGATCACAAAATAAggcagagaaggaagaaaaacagccccaaaccccaaGGATTCCCCTTCCAGCAATAAAACATGAAGGAGCTATGGCTCCTGttttcccagcccagctcggAGCACAGGCAGCCCTTCCCCTCCCGCATCACGGCCCCGCGGTCCCTTCCACACGGGAAGCGTGGCCAGACAGGGAGCCGCAGGGATGAGGGATGGCGGTCCCTTCCACAcggagcagcagggatgagggATGGGGATCCATTCCACAcggagcagcagggatgagggATGGCAGTCCCTTCCACAcggagcagcagggatgagggATGGGGATCCATTCCACAcggagcagcagggatgagggATGGCAGTCCCTTCCACAcggagcagcagggatgagggATGGGGATCCATTCCACAcggagcagcagggatgagggATGGCGGTCCCCCCACACGGAGCAGTAGGGATGAGGGATGGGGATCCATTCCACAcggagcagcagggatgagggATGCCCGGTCCCGGCCGGTGCCCGCGGCTGCCCCGGTGCCTCGGCGCCCGCCGGCTGCGGCtcgggcagggcaggcagccagCGGGATATATTtagcaacagcaacaaaacaggCAGCGGGATCAGCTGACTGAGGCAGGGAGCTGGCGCACGGGCTGGTGTCAGACAGCATCTCCCGTGCTGGAAGCAGGGAGCGGGGCAGAGCCGTGCAGCCGCGGCAGACGACAGCGCCCGAGCCCGCAGGTAAGGGGAGGGGGTCTGGCCGTGTGCCGGGGGTCGCTAGGAGCATCCGGGGTGCTGGTAGCCAGGGATGCTCACGGCGTGGTGGAAGGgaagctgcaggcagcggggAGGTGACCTCGGCCATGCCAGCGCGGTGCCCAGGGCGAAGGGGATGGCACCCGGGCGGGACCTGATCCATGCCATCATCGGGAGAGTGCTTTACCTGCAAACAGGTAATTTAAATTTCCTTCCGGAGGAAGGGCGTGTTGGCAGGGCTCAGTTGCTGGTTAGCGCTGTCGGGATTTAACGCGACATGCCCGCGCCCCTCGCCAGGAGCATCCTCCGCTCCCGCTGCGGGCCCGGGCTCCgaccctgcccagctcaggcAAGGCTGGGAGGGATGGGAGGAAGAAGCCTTTTCTTCAAGGCTTGAAGACATGAGAGAAACGGAGCAGGCAGGAAAAAGGATAATAAAAGGGCCCTAAGATTTTAAACAAGCATCTCCTGCTCTCAGGTCAGCAAATCCCAGCTTGGCTGGCTTTACCGGCAGCACATGAGGAAaaccagggatgggcagggagggatgggcACCCGGCGAGCCCTACCCTGGCTCGGCACGAGCTGCTCGTCTGTGCTCCGTGTGTGATCTGCAGCTTTGCAGGGAGGTTCAACAAAGCCAGATTTATTTCCAGCAATGACAAGCAAGGCATTAAAATAGCCAGCAAAGCACTTTTGGGTTTAATCACACAACAAAGCTATATTGTGTCTGCAGATTAGTCACATACAAATTTCATTGGgggaaacagtaaaaaaaaaaaaaaaaaaaatccaggctATATGGTCATTTCTGCCAGAAGGGGAGATAAGCAAAGCACAGGGGGAGtgtttggaggaaaaaaaaaatcagtaagtTAGAAAACACTGCAGCACAAAATCTACTGAAAATTTTGTAATTCAATATATTTAACTGAGTAGCAGGAGCATTTTTAGGAAATCCATCCTAAAATGAGTTGAGGATGACTATTTGATTATAAAGGACATGAATTAAATCCCTTTGACTATGCAAGCACTCAGTGGAGGACCTACCTCTCCATAACTACATTTATAAACTGTGGATAAAAGTGACCCTGTAGATTCTCACCTTCAGCTTCTAGAAGCAACTGTAATGTTGCTTTATGTAGgtggtgcaggagcagggcagatcCTTTCCTGCTGggttcagctcctgctgggacTAAGGGTGAGGTCAGAGACCTGTCACAGTGACCAGACCTGGAGCATTAAATAAGGACAATAGTTTGTGCCCTGCTGCTCCGCCAAAGGCAGTGAGACAAGCTcatgtccctgtcccacacctctccagctgtgctccctTGCATTGCTTAAGGAGGGAGGGAGCACCATTGCTGATCTCCTTAATGAAATTTCTATTTACTGCCACATTTAATGATTTGGCTTCTTTGGCACATTTATGAAGCTGTTTATGAAGCCAAGGGTATAAAAGTACTGCCAGCAAACTTTTCAAATGTGGTTTTTGTTAACAGCCATGTTTACCTCAAGAAGACATCAGGTGGCTCAGGTAGAAACAAGCCCAGGATTTCTTTACCAGGGCAGGTTCTCACATGCTGATCAGGTCTGCTCTGCTCTTTGCAGCCATGGCACCCCGGATCAGACTGAGCCTTTCAAAGCCTCTCCCAACCATACGGGAAACCCACGAGGAAGCGATGGAGGATCCCAGCAGCAACCCCAAGTGTGCTGGaagtgctgcagccagcccagacTCGTACTCCAGTGATGACTACATCCAATCCATTTGCCACCTCGCCAGacccaccttcccagcccttctGGAAAGCAGACGTAAGGGTAAGGACAGAAAGACCCTGAAGACCCTTGAGGATGTGTCAGGCTCTCCAccacctgtggggacacagcaggaaagGTCAAAATGTAAATTGACCAATTTCATCTCCAGTGTGGTGCCACTGGGAAAAGTCCCACCTGCAGAAACCGACTTTTGGTCCAGAGAGGACCCCCTGGAACAAATTTACACCAATACAGGAAATCTTTGCTCCTCCAAGGCTTCTTCCTCTGGTGAAAGTGCCAGCACTGGTTACTCACAATGCAACTCTTTTGTCCCAAATGGTGACCTTCATCCCACAAacctggaagaaaaaaacacagggaaaaccAGTTTTCCACGAGTGTTCAGTTTTCCAAGGCTTCCCTCCCCAAGACCAGTTCAGAAAGAAGCAGTATGCTCAGAGATGAGGTATCTCAGAAGGGATGAGGGAACAGTTTTAGGGAATAACCACAGTCAGAAAGAAAATGGCCCCATGTTCATTAACACTGAAGAGCAATTGGCACCCTCAGCCAGAGGGAAGGTGGCAGgaaacccagccctgccctgctctgtagGAAGGCAGAATTTGTTCAATACTGCAGGCATAgatgaaaaagaaggaagaaaaacttcTCACTGTGACAAAAATGTCATGGGTGATGTTCCCACTAAGCAGAGATACTTCGAGTCTTTCCAGGTACCTAAAAAAGCCACCATCCATAACTGGATTTCAGAGCACAGATGCATCTGGAAAGAAGCAAAGATAAAAGCTTGTTTGCTCCCAGCCATTGCTGAAGTGTGAAGAAGTAGCTGCTTAGAATAATTTTATTCACAAGATATAACCACCCTGTGCTctagcagctctcctggagtcCTCACACAGAAAACATGGCTTGAACATGCATGCGAGTCAGGCAGACTCTTGTGATCCATCATATCCCTCATCCGTGGGCAAAGGGACAATTCAGAGTCTCATCTGCTAAGGAAACAGCAATCAGTTTTCATTTTGGAAAGGCAACAGTTCATAAAGCATCTCCTCCCACCTACTGCCTAGAACTGCCCTGAGCATGAAGAAAAGCTGGAGAGAGCTGGAGAGAACACAAATCCCATCTGTGCTGGAGAAGAAGTGGGAACATTGAAATACCAGTGCTTCCCAGCCAGTGCCAAGCAGGCAGATGTTGCTGACAAGTACTTGAGTTCAGATATTCACAAAGGAACCCTTTGCCCAAGGCTCGGACAGTAGGAAATGCACTCTctctgacacacacacacacatttactGGGAGACCATCACAGAGCCCTGCCTCAGCACCAGGATCCCACTGGAGAGGTCACCCTTAGAGCAGTAGCATAAAGAATTACTTCTTAAAAATCATAACAAGTCTTTTATGAGGATTTGCTGGAGGGCAAGGTGGAGAATATTACAGCTCCTTGGGTGGGGATTTTCCTGGTGCTTACCCTGTCACAACTCTGTTCCCTTTTCTCCTGGACTTAGCCCTGAcaggaggagagctgggagcccTGGTGGGcattgctgtgctggggctgtggctgttGTGGAGCCAGCTGAAAACAGGCATCGTGTTGGACTCtgcactggcacagccaggctgcacaCCACGGGATTTGCTGCTCAGGTGTGGGGGCCCTGAGCccacacagagctctgcaggctcagaaGAGCAGCCTTGGCTGAGGGGCAGCCTAGGGATGCTGGGCTGGTGCTGATAGAACCTGAATGTAAAATAGTAACCTGTGTTTCCCTTCGTACCTGTGCTTCTGTGTTCTCGCCTAGCTGACTGTGCTGATGACGTTGACTGAGCTTTGCTTCGTGCTGCGAGACTGAAACATGGAAAAAACAAATGTGCATGTCCCAAGCACCCAGCACACACAAACAATTCATGCTGTTGGTATTGCTACATGGGATGTCTGTAGGACAAGAAGCATTCCCACAAGGATGGGGAGTCCTGGCATGGGGTAGTGGGCACATGCCCAGGCCATCCCTCACTGCCACACAGGGACTTCTCCATCAGAGGAGCTGCCATTGGCACTTTGTCCTGCAGTCAGAGCAACCTCACCCACCTGTGTCTGGTGCCACACTCTCCACAGCCAGTCAGGAGATGTAGCTGAGAAAACTGCAAAGCAATACCAGTCTAATTATTGCTACTACTAGGAATAAATGTTTTGgcacagcagagagcagagggacCAGGCTGTTTGCTCAACAGCAGCTAAGACGAAAAACAGCATTGGAAAGCTGCAATTATAAAAATGCTCACAAGTGATTTCCAAACCACCCTCAAGCAGATTAAATGAAAAAGCAATTTCTACTCAGCACCAACATGAGTGTAAATATGCTCAAGGATCAAAAGGTGAGAGTGTTTGAGCTTCTCAGCCTTACATCTCTTacctcaaatatttttttctcctgttgaaACTCATTAGTGCtatggagctgagctgcttctCAGCTCTGTTTTTGAACTAACCACACAGCAAGAACGGAAGTGAAGGTGGTTCCAGGATTCATTAAAGCTGATGGAGAAAGTTGAACCCAGGAGgtcccagcctgctctgcctcctccacACCTGCCCCTCCCTTCTCAGGTAAATGCTGGGGTTTAAGCAATGCTTgtcctcactgctctgctgtcaTTTAAATTTCTCTCCATGTGAATATTTATGATGACTCTAATGCCTAACAAGTCTTGTGCCAACTGCATGTGTCACTGCTTTTGACAGAGGAAACAAATAAAATCCTTCCATCCAGTTGTTGTTTCCATTCTGCATTCCACAGGGCATTAtttttagtgctgggctgatccACAGCACATGGGCTGTGACTTGCCATGCAAGCACCTTCTCACTCCACCAGGCCACCAAAGGCCTTCACAGCtcacccctgcagcagctgctgcccagggctgggactcCTTCTCAGCTGCCACAATCCTGCAAGTCTCTACACCCTGAAACCCATCACTTTTTCTCTCCAGAGCAAaaaggcacagcagcagatgagagctgcagcccaggaggcTGGGAAAAGCCTCCAGTTCTCTGATGTAGGActgggagcaggggtggggtgATGGCAGGGTTGGGCTCAGAGCTGGGGCCATTTAAAAACACGGTGTTAGTTCCAGGTGCAGGCAGGTTTGGAGCAGTGAAGCTTTGCAGTGAACTGGCTCTTTCTGGAGAATACTTTTTCTTGAGTGAAAACTGAGATTCTACTCAAGCAACTGGGTTTCTCAAGAGGAGCCAAAGGTGCTAAGATGCAGCAAAGAGACAGGGGCAAATTAGTGTCATAGAAGTGgcaaggcagggaagggaggagagaaaTGTGGGGCTGGTGGTGCCAgtgagggagcagggcagctcccagcaggagtggcagggccaggagccccaggctgAGGAATTCCAGCTGTGCAGTAGAAGCTGTGGCAGGTAAGAGAAGAAAAGCTGGTTTAACACAGGACAGAGGCAGCAGATAGGGAGGGCTGTCTCTATTCAGGTTCACTTAAATCCTGCTTTGAAAAGCACAGTCCTCACCTTCTTCACCATCAGCTGTGCTGGAAATGACCATGTTGGTCCTTGTGAAATCACTGCACACTTAAATATGCAGCAGTTCCCTGGATAAGGCAGTTCTGCAGCTATACATCACCCACCTGCTGCAAATGTACTTTGGGCTGGttcagggaggggatggggattGGGGCAGCCTTGTCCCTCCCTTgtcacagcctctctgcccccagctgctgagggagACTGCAGTCctaccaaaggaaaaaaactggaTGTTGTTGGGTGGGATAACGTGGCCTGTAGTTACACAGCACTTTTCTCCCTGTTCACCCCATGGATGCACCCCTGGGCCATCAGAAAATgctccccctctctccctctctgcagaACAGCCCCTGAGGAATCGCTGGTCAGGATAAGCCTGCTGAAGTTGCTGCCTGTTCAGAAGTGCTTCCAGACAAGAAAGAAAACCTTATCTAGGAATTTAGGTCACAGAGAGAGATAAAAGCCATGCTGCTTCCATGGCCAATCTCACGGCAGGCTCTGCATTTGAAGGCACTGgcagaaaaatctcttttattGAGATCATTAGAACTGCCAAGGGGATTTGGATTAATTTGAATGGGGAATTGGTATCCAAATCCCACCAGCAGCTTTCAGTCTCAGACTTCACATCCAGTTCACAAGCAAACTGTGAGCATTCATGGCAATTTTGCTTGCATGATCAtgcagcctcctcctgctgcaaaCCGTAAATGCATTTGGACACAGAAAATCATGACCAGAATTTACAAACCAGAGCTGGCGAGGCAGAAAGAAAACTGTCCCACTCTTTCCTTTCTTGTCTTTAAATGACAAAGGTACCCATCAGCTGAAAGCAAAGGCCAGGAAGGAACAGCTCCGTGGTcagagctgtgcagtgcaggagctgctcagaagctcctgcagcacagagagcctCTCCCACCCAGCAGGGGCCTTTCTGTGCCCACACAGCCAGCAAGAGAGATGCGataaacaaaggaaaatatgaGCGTGATTACAGCAGGGAGAGACCATGGATGGGGCTCTCTCAGCCAGGGGCTGTAATGAGAGAGACAAGAGATTGAAGAGCTGCACACAAACAGGGAGATGCTGCAGGGCTATGAGCAAGGTTAGCAAAATCAGTTTCTAAAAAGGTCTTTAACTCTGAAGCTAGGATTAAAGCTGCTATTtttgatttcagaaaaaaaaatccagctctTAAAGCTCCAAGGAAAACTTAAAGCTCCCACCTTTAAAGGAGATCAGACCTGAGCCCGAGGCAAAACCCAAGGATGCCTCAGCTGAAAGCAGGCGCTTTGTGGGTGGTGCTTCAGGCATTCCCCCTGCCCTGAAGTGCCTGCATTTGGGCCTAATTGCTCATTAAGGGCATATTTTAATTAACTTTGAGCTTTCCTAAGTGGAGACTACTTCATTTATCATGGTGCAGAATGAAGTTAAACTGCATTTAGTGACTAAGCAGGAATCCCTTAGCTTTGAATGAAACCTTGCCTGAACCATCAGCACTGTGATTAATGGCAAAGTAGTTTGTATTTTCCATTTGTAACTGTAAATGTGGGCAGAAGAGAGCTCGGAAGTGATGGCTGAAAGCTTTACTGCTTGTGTTTGAGGAGCCAGAACgttcaggcacagctctgccttgctCACCAGGGCCCACATGTGTTTTTGTGGCTGGCATCACTTATATGGGCCACAGTTGACAGCAGGGATGACCCCTGAAGTGCCACATCATGGGCTTGTGGCCTTTCCCCATGCTCTGGGATTCTCAAGCACAATCTAATTTGCTTGACACGAGCTAGAGCTGATGCAAAATACATGTTGTGTAAATAGAGAGATATTGTTCCTGGTAATTGCAGCCTTCCTGGAATTATTGGTCCTGGAGGCAATGCTTCCTAGGGCTGTTGCAAAGAGCTGTAGAAAGACTGAGCATTTTTAGAATACCAG
Coding sequences within:
- the LOC135279914 gene encoding uncharacterized protein LOC135279914 isoform X1, producing MLTAWWKGSCRQRGGDLGHASAVPRAKGMAPGRDLIHAIIGRVLYLQTAMAPRIRLSLSKPLPTIRETHEEAMEDPSSNPKCAGSAAASPDSYSSDDYIQSICHLARPTFPALLESRRKGKDRKTLKTLEDVSGSPPPVGTQQERSKCKLTNFISSVVPLGKVPPAETDFWSREDPLEQIYTNTGNLCSSKASSSGESASTGYSQCNSFVPNGDLHPTNLEEKNTGKTSFPRVFSFPRLPSPRPVQKEAVCSEMRYLRRDEGTVLGNNHSQKENGPMFINTEEQLAPSARGKVAGNPALPCSVGRQNLFNTAGIDEKEGRKTSHCDKNVMGDVPTKQRYFESFQVPKKATIHNWISEHRCIWKEAKIKACLLPAIAEV
- the LOC135279914 gene encoding uncharacterized protein LOC135279914 isoform X2; protein product: MAPRIRLSLSKPLPTIRETHEEAMEDPSSNPKCAGSAAASPDSYSSDDYIQSICHLARPTFPALLESRRKGKDRKTLKTLEDVSGSPPPVGTQQERSKCKLTNFISSVVPLGKVPPAETDFWSREDPLEQIYTNTGNLCSSKASSSGESASTGYSQCNSFVPNGDLHPTNLEEKNTGKTSFPRVFSFPRLPSPRPVQKEAVCSEMRYLRRDEGTVLGNNHSQKENGPMFINTEEQLAPSARGKVAGNPALPCSVGRQNLFNTAGIDEKEGRKTSHCDKNVMGDVPTKQRYFESFQVPKKATIHNWISEHRCIWKEAKIKACLLPAIAEV